In the Streptomyces fradiae ATCC 10745 = DSM 40063 genome, CAGGCGCGAGGGGTTCGCCGTACCCCGGGCCAGCCGGGCGCGGTCGTCCTCACCCGGCAGGGTGCCCACCAGCGCCCCGCCGGTGCCCAGCAGGTCGTCCAGCGCACGCGCCAGTCGCGGAGAGGCCCGCTGCCTGCCGTTGAGTACGCGGGAGAGGAAGGCCGGGTCGTAGTTGAGTGTCCGGGCGGCAGCCCTTATCGAGTAGCCGCGCTCATACAGCGCCCTGCGCGCCACATCCGCGAACTCGTCACGCATCGTGCACCCCATGGCATTGACCGGTGACCACCAGAGTATGTCAACACCGGTCAACTCCCGCGTGAGCGGCGGCTCTCGGCAGCCTTGGCGCATGGCTCACAGAACCGTCATGGACGACGCGGTGCACCTCTCCCCTCCGGGCCGGGAGCCCGTCCCGGTGGAGGGCTGCGCCACGTGCGCGGAACTGGCCGCGCGCAGGGAGGTGGACAGGCGCGCGGGCGACCTGTCGGCGGTCAGCGACCGCAACGTGCATATCCGCAGGCATCCTCACCGGGGGGCCGCCGGATGAGCGACCAGCCGGAGGGCGCCGGCCGCCTGCGCCTGCTGTCCCTCCGCGTCTCCCGCGACAGCGGGCGGACCTGGGGCCCGGAGCGGCGGATCTGGAGCGGTGAACGCCTCGCACCGCTCGCGAGCAGTGCGTGGCCGCCGTGCCTGTGCCCCCGATGCCGGCGAACGTGACCGGGCCGGTGCCGGGCAGGCCCCCGCCGGTCGACTTGGCCGGGGCCGGGGCCGGTGAGGCCCAGGCCCCGCCACGAGTGGTAGGGGTTTCAACTGTCGGGGTTCACTCGTGCGTGTAGAAGAGGTAGAACGCCGACGCTCCGATGCCCGCGCCGACGAGCAGGCCGATCACGGAGCTGCTGAGGACGGACGCCCCGGACACGTTGTGCAGGAAGCCGATGGCGATGCCGCCGAGCGCCCCGTACGCGGCCCCCCGCACCTCCCTGGGCAGGCGCCGCTGCACCCGGCCGAGGCCGTAGCAGAGGGCGCCGAAGACCAGCCCGGAGACCAGGCCGAAGACGACGTCGCCCCAGTTCGTCGGGGAGGCGCCGCGGTCGAGGAAGCCCGCGTACAGCGCGTATACGGCGCCGAGCGCGGCGGGGATCGCCCAGCTCAGCGTGGTGCGGCGGACGGCGCCCCGCCCGGTCCGCGGGCGGGAACGGGGGCGGCGGTGCCGTGCCGGGGCTGCGTGTGCGCCCATGGCTGCTCCTTCCGACATGGCCGACGGCCAGACCGGCGAACCGGCCAATGACCCCTTCCAGCCACCACAGCGACGCTTTTCAGCCACCTTCCGGCAGCCTTCCGGCAGCCTTCGGGCCACCGTCCGGCCACCGTCGGGTCGCCGTCCGGCCCTCCGGCGCGGCGCGTCCGGTACGGCCGTACGGCGCCGTCCGGCGGGCCGGGCCGCGCACGGCGTGGCCCCGTCGTGCGCGGCCCCGCGGCGGCTGTCCTCCCAGGGCACACCCGCCGCGCCGAACCGGCAAGTGGATCAACACGGCGCCCCCGCCGTCCGACGCGAACGCGACAGCGGCGCCTTGGTCCGGACCGCCCGGTTCCGGGGACGGGATTACGATGCGCCTGTTCGCGCCATATCCCCTGCCAACCAAGGACGTTCGGCATGCGCAACACATCCGGCAGAGGGCTGAGACCCAACGCGCTGGGCACGTTCGACACCGTCGTGATGGCGGTCGCGGGCAGCGCCCCGGCCTACACGCTCGCCGCGACGACGGCCGTGCTCGTCGGCGCCGTCGGCCTCGCGGCCCCCGCCGCGCTGCTGTACTGCGCGCTCCCCGTGCTCGGCATCGTGCTGGCGTACGGGCGGCTCGGGCGGCTCGACGCCAACGCGGGCGCCGCGTACTCGTGGGTGGGCCGCACCCTGCACCCGTTCCTCGGGTTCCTGTGCGGCTGGGCGCTCGTCGTGTCCACGACGCTGTTCATGGTGGCGGGCTCGGTGCCGGCCGGGGCGCTGACGCTGTCGCTGTTCGATCCCGCGCTGGCGGAGGACACCTGGGCGGCGACGGCGGTGGGGGCCTGCTGGTTCACGGCGATGCTGCTGGTGGTGCTGGGCGGGGTCCGGCTCACCGTGCGGGCGCAGCTCGTCGTCTCCGGTGTGGAGCTGGTCCTCCTGCTGCTGTTCGTGCTGGGCGCGGTGGTGCGCGGCGGAGCGGCGGCGGCCTTCGACTGGTCGTGGCTGGGATTCGGCCACTTCGACGGGGTGTCGGGCTTCGCGTCGGGCGCGCTGATCGCGGCGTTCTACTACTGGGGCTGGGACGTCACGAGCAACCTGAGCGAGGAGACCCGCGACGGCCGCCGCACCGCCGGGCTGTCGGCGCTGATCGGGGTCGGGGTGGTGTTCCTGCTGTTCGAGGCGTTCACCATCGCCGTCAACGTCATCCTGACCGCCGAGGAGATCACCACGCACGGCGGGGCCGGCACCCTGGCGCTGCTCGGTGAGGCGATCTGGCCGGGCGCGGGCGGAAAGCTGCTCGTCCTGGCGGTGATGCTGTCGACCGTCGCGACCCTGGAGACGACGCTGATACAGGTGACGCGCACGCTGTTCGCGATGGGCCGCGACCGGACCGTCCCCGCCGCGTTCGGGCGGGTGCACCGGCGCTGGAACACCCCGTGGGTCGCGGTCGCCGTCGTCGGAGCGGTCGCGCTGGCCCTGTTCGTCGCGTCGAACGCGTTCGGCTCGGTCGGCGCCATCCTGGCGGGCGCGGTCGGCGCGATGGGACTCCAGATCGCCTTCTACTACGGCCTCGCCGGGCTCGCCGCCGTCGTCGCGTACCGCCGCCTGCTGCTGACGTCCGTACGGGACTTCGTGCTGGGCGGGGTGTGGCCGCTCGCGGGAGCCGTCTTCATGCTGTGGATCTTCTGCGAGTCGCTGACGGCGCTGCCCGCCGCGTCGCTGTGCGTCGGGCTCGGCGGGCTCGCGGCAGGTCTCATTCCGATGATCTGGTACTGGCGGCGGGGCAGTTCGTACTACCGTCCGGCGAAGCTGGACGCGGTACGCGCGCTGGCGGCGGAGACCGGCCGGACCCACGGGTCGCACGACCCGTACGACCCGGCCGGGCCGTACGGCGACGTACCGCGGCAGCACCGGCCGGCCGCCGACGAGACCCTGGCGACCGACTTCTGACCAAACGCGACTGACCACGCGATCGGGGGGAGAAGGCATGGCCGCACGCCATCGTGCCACCGGAGGGGGACGACCGGACCGCACCGGGGGCACGGGAAGACCACGGCACGGCGGCGCCGCGCGGCGCACCGGCCTCATGGGCCGGGCGGGCCGCTCCGGGCGGGAGGGCCGCTTCGTGCCCGACCTGGACCCGTACTTCGGGGACGAGGCCCTCGGAGACGTACGCCACGACATCGCCATCGGCCGCTGGCAGGGCGTACGGGACCTGCTGCGCGCCACCGGGGACGACTGGCCGCGCCGCACCCACCGCGTCCGGCTCCTCGCGCACGCGGCGGCCGGCACGTGCGCCGTCGAGTCCTGGCGGGCCGCCGAGCCGGACGACCCGGACGCGGCGGTGCTGCGGGCGGCGACGGAGGTGGTCCGGGTCTTCGACGCGGCCATCGCGGCGGGCCGCGGCAGCGTCGTCGACCCGGCCCGGCTCGACTCGACGGTCCTGGCCTGCCTGTCCGCCGCGGACGCCCGCCCTGCGGACCCGATGCCGTGGGTGTCGCTGCTGACGGTGGCCCGGCTGTACGAGGGCGGGGTGAGCCGGGCGGAGCTGCGCCGCTGGTGGGACGAGCTGCGGCGGCGCGACCCGCACAACACGGAGGGGCACGTGCAGCTGCTGCGCTACTGGTCGGCCCGGTGGCACGGCACGCACGGCTCCATGTACGACTTCGCGCGGGACGCGGCGGGCGCGGCGCCGCCCGGCTGCCCGCTGCCGGTACTGGTGCAGATCGCCCGCGTCGAGGAGTACCGGTACGTGGTGGACGGGGCGCTCGGGCGGGGCCGGGGGCCCGGCTCGGTGCGCGGCTTCGACCAGCACTGGAAGCACGAGCTGGCCGTGACGGAGGTGCGGCGCACCTGGGAGCGGTGGATCGGGGACCGGGCGCCGGGGCCGGTCAGGCCGGAGGAGGTGGAGCTGCTGAACTACCTGACGCACGCCGCCTGCTACGCGGGGCGGCTGGAGATGGCGGAGCACCTCTTCGGGCTGCTGGGGGCGCGGGTGTCGCGGGCGCCGTGGTCGTACACGGGCGACCCGGAGGAGCAGTTCACGAGGTGGCGCGCACAGGCTCGCGCCACCCCGTGAAGCCCCTGCCCCGGTGCGGTCCGGCTGCCGTGCGGACCCGCTGCACCGGGG is a window encoding:
- a CDS encoding APC family permease translates to MRNTSGRGLRPNALGTFDTVVMAVAGSAPAYTLAATTAVLVGAVGLAAPAALLYCALPVLGIVLAYGRLGRLDANAGAAYSWVGRTLHPFLGFLCGWALVVSTTLFMVAGSVPAGALTLSLFDPALAEDTWAATAVGACWFTAMLLVVLGGVRLTVRAQLVVSGVELVLLLLFVLGAVVRGGAAAAFDWSWLGFGHFDGVSGFASGALIAAFYYWGWDVTSNLSEETRDGRRTAGLSALIGVGVVFLLFEAFTIAVNVILTAEEITTHGGAGTLALLGEAIWPGAGGKLLVLAVMLSTVATLETTLIQVTRTLFAMGRDRTVPAAFGRVHRRWNTPWVAVAVVGAVALALFVASNAFGSVGAILAGAVGAMGLQIAFYYGLAGLAAVVAYRRLLLTSVRDFVLGGVWPLAGAVFMLWIFCESLTALPAASLCVGLGGLAAGLIPMIWYWRRGSSYYRPAKLDAVRALAAETGRTHGSHDPYDPAGPYGDVPRQHRPAADETLATDF